A region of the Candidatus Neomarinimicrobiota bacterium genome:
TCCGGGTCGGTGAGACAACTCATCAGTCTGCTGCCTTGTACCAAAAATGGATGGTTTCTCTAAATATAAATATTAAAGCCCCGATTCAAATTGAACCGGGGCTTTAATTAATATGCCTTGAATAGTGCAAATTACTTCAGCAACAGCATCCGTCCAACCTGCGAAAACTGTTGATCACTTACGAGGCTTTGGCTGGTCATCCGGTATAAATAAATACCTGAAGGAAGAGTACTACCATTAAACTCCACGGTATAGTATCCCGCATCCATATTGGTATTCACGAGCTCTTCCACCAGACGCCCAGACAAATCGTAAACCTTAATATTGACTGTGCTTTGTTCTGGAATTCCATATCGAATCGAAGTCGCCGGATTGAAAGGAT
Encoded here:
- a CDS encoding T9SS type A sorting domain-containing protein: MAVMESIFSSEGGNGGNKEETPNPEPNHGESPESFTLLENYPNPFNPATSIRYGIPEQSTVNIKVYDLSGRLVEELVNTNMDAGYYTVEFNGSTLPSGIYLYRMTSQSLVSDQQFSQVGRMLLLK